One part of the Ralstonia pickettii genome encodes these proteins:
- the rpmA gene encoding 50S ribosomal protein L27 encodes MAQKKGGGSTRNGRDSESKRLGVKVYGGQAINAGGIIVRQRGTRTHAGVNVGMGKDHTLFALVDGHVKFATRGEGKKQFVDVVPAA; translated from the coding sequence ATGGCACAGAAAAAAGGCGGCGGTTCCACACGGAACGGCCGCGATTCCGAGTCGAAGCGCCTGGGCGTGAAGGTGTACGGCGGTCAAGCCATCAACGCTGGCGGCATCATCGTCCGCCAACGCGGCACCCGCACGCACGCTGGTGTGAACGTGGGCATGGGCAAGGACCACACCCTCTTCGCGCTGGTCGATGGCCACGTTAAGTTCGCCACCCGCGGCGAAGGCAAGAAGCAGTTCGTCGACGTTGTTCCGGCGGCCTGA